The Austwickia sp. genome includes a region encoding these proteins:
- a CDS encoding protein meaA, with amino-acid sequence MGERSKPWVMRTYAGHSSAAASNELYRRNLAKGQTGLSVAFDLPTQTGYDPDHELARGEVGKVGVPISHIGDMRALFKDIPLAEMNTSMTINATAMWLLSLYEVVAEEQAKERGAGAEDIEADVAKLAGTTQNDIIKEYLSRGTHVFPPAPSLRLTVDTIAYTVSRMPKWNPVNICSYHLQEAGATPVQEVAFAMATAIQVLDAVRDSGQVSQEKFGDVVARISFFVNAGVRFVEEMCKMRAFVRLWDELTEERYGVADPKHRRFRYGVQVNSLGLTESQPENNVQRIVLEMLAVTLSKDARARAVQLPAWNEALGLPRPWDQQWSLRLQQVLAFESDLLEYEDIFDGSSVIEAKVAEIVAGAKAEMAKIEEMGGAVVAVENGYMKQALVASHALRRQRIESGEDIVVGINKFTTTEPSPLTADLDTAIQTVDPKVEAAAAAAVKKWRDERDADPAAKENAEKALAALKADAADPGKNLMAASLQCARVGVTTGEWAAALREVFGEFRAPTGVTGSVGVGEAPAGSALERVRAQVQRTGDELGARLRFLVGKPGLDGHSNGAEQVAVRARDCGFEVVYQGIRLTPGEIVAAAVAEDVHAVGISILSGSHMELVPDILRGLQEAGAADVPVIVGGIIPDSDARKLRDAGVAVVFTPKDHDLTEAMGQIVDAIRASHGLAKLAEATV; translated from the coding sequence ATGGGTGAACGAAGCAAGCCGTGGGTGATGCGCACGTACGCGGGGCACTCCAGCGCCGCCGCGAGCAACGAGCTCTACCGCCGCAATCTCGCCAAGGGCCAGACGGGTCTCTCGGTCGCCTTCGACCTGCCGACACAGACGGGCTACGACCCGGACCATGAGCTGGCGCGCGGCGAGGTGGGCAAGGTCGGCGTCCCGATCAGCCACATCGGGGACATGCGGGCCCTGTTCAAGGACATTCCGCTGGCCGAGATGAACACCTCGATGACGATCAACGCCACCGCTATGTGGCTGCTGAGCCTCTACGAGGTCGTGGCCGAGGAGCAGGCGAAGGAGCGCGGGGCCGGCGCGGAGGACATCGAGGCCGACGTCGCCAAGCTCGCCGGCACGACGCAGAACGACATCATCAAGGAATACCTGTCCCGGGGAACCCACGTGTTCCCGCCGGCGCCGAGCCTGCGGTTGACCGTCGACACGATCGCCTACACCGTCTCGCGCATGCCGAAGTGGAACCCCGTCAACATCTGCAGCTATCACCTGCAGGAGGCGGGCGCGACGCCGGTGCAGGAGGTCGCGTTCGCCATGGCGACCGCGATCCAGGTGCTGGACGCGGTGCGCGACTCCGGACAGGTGTCGCAGGAGAAGTTCGGCGACGTCGTCGCCCGGATCAGTTTCTTCGTCAACGCCGGCGTGCGGTTCGTCGAAGAGATGTGCAAGATGCGCGCGTTCGTGCGGCTGTGGGACGAACTCACGGAGGAGCGGTACGGCGTCGCCGACCCGAAGCACCGGCGGTTCCGCTACGGCGTACAGGTCAACTCGTTGGGCCTCACCGAGAGCCAGCCCGAGAACAACGTCCAGCGCATCGTGTTGGAGATGCTCGCCGTCACGCTGTCCAAGGACGCGCGGGCCCGCGCGGTCCAGCTCCCTGCGTGGAACGAGGCCCTCGGCCTGCCCCGGCCCTGGGACCAGCAGTGGAGCCTGCGGCTGCAGCAGGTGTTGGCGTTCGAGTCCGACCTGCTGGAATACGAGGACATCTTCGATGGCAGCTCGGTCATCGAGGCCAAGGTCGCCGAGATCGTCGCGGGCGCCAAGGCCGAGATGGCCAAGATCGAGGAGATGGGCGGCGCGGTCGTGGCCGTCGAGAACGGCTACATGAAGCAGGCGCTGGTCGCCAGCCACGCGCTGCGGCGCCAGCGCATCGAGTCCGGCGAGGACATCGTGGTGGGCATCAACAAGTTCACGACCACCGAGCCGAGCCCGCTCACGGCCGACCTCGACACCGCGATCCAGACCGTGGACCCGAAGGTGGAGGCGGCGGCCGCCGCGGCCGTGAAGAAGTGGCGCGACGAACGAGACGCCGACCCCGCGGCCAAGGAGAACGCCGAGAAGGCGCTGGCCGCGCTGAAGGCCGACGCGGCCGACCCCGGCAAGAACCTCATGGCGGCCTCGCTGCAGTGCGCCCGCGTCGGCGTCACGACGGGGGAGTGGGCCGCCGCGCTGCGCGAGGTCTTCGGCGAGTTCCGGGCCCCGACCGGGGTCACCGGTTCGGTCGGCGTCGGCGAGGCCCCGGCCGGGTCGGCGCTGGAGCGCGTGCGCGCTCAGGTCCAGCGAACGGGCGACGAGCTCGGCGCGCGGCTGCGCTTCCTCGTCGGCAAGCCGGGCCTGGACGGTCACTCCAACGGCGCCGAGCAGGTCGCCGTGCGCGCCCGGGACTGCGGCTTCGAGGTCGTCTACCAGGGGATTCGCCTGACGCCGGGCGAGATCGTCGCGGCCGCCGTGGCCGAGGACGTGCACGCGGTCGGCATCTCGATCCTCTCCGGATCGCACATGGAGCTGGTCCCGGACATCCTGCGCGGGCTGCAGGAGGCCGGCGCCGCCGACGTCCCGGTCATCGTGGGCGGGATCATCCCGGACAGCGACGCGCGCAAGCTGCGCGACGCCGGGGTGGCCGTCGTGTTCACGCCCAAGGACCACGACCTGACCGAGGCGATGGGCCAGATCGTCGACGCGATCCGGGCCAGCCACGGCCTCGCGAAGCTGGCCGAGGCGACCGTCTGA
- a CDS encoding DUF2550 domain-containing protein: MSVLVTAEIVAGACLAAALLALAFIFARRRLLARGGDPMLCDLRPAATAHWRAGLLRFDDASIAWIPLLGVTLRPAYCWDRQGLDLGSLAELAPGQRLEAGTVHAFLEGTPVSRGPRRVELALGSDPYTALRAWLEATPPERRPVDW, from the coding sequence GTGTCGGTGCTGGTCACGGCTGAGATCGTGGCTGGCGCCTGCCTCGCTGCGGCGCTGCTCGCGCTCGCGTTCATCTTTGCCCGGCGCCGCCTCCTCGCTCGCGGGGGCGACCCGATGCTGTGCGACCTGCGTCCCGCGGCCACCGCGCATTGGCGGGCGGGGTTGCTGCGGTTCGACGACGCCTCGATCGCCTGGATCCCGCTGCTCGGCGTGACGCTGCGTCCCGCGTATTGCTGGGATCGGCAGGGCCTCGACCTCGGGAGCTTGGCCGAGCTGGCGCCCGGCCAGCGGCTCGAGGCCGGCACGGTGCACGCCTTCCTGGAGGGGACCCCCGTGAGCCGCGGCCCGCGCAGGGTGGAACTCGCCCTGGGGTCCGATCCCTACACCGCCCTGCGCGCCTGGCTCGAGGCGACACCGCCGGAGCGCCGACCGGTCGACTGGTAA
- a CDS encoding cob(I)yrinic acid a,c-diamide adenosyltransferase has translation MVNITRVYTKTGDDGSTALGDFSRTRKTDVRLAAYADCNEANAAIGIAVAAGGLRDDVRTTLIRIQNDLFDVGADLCNPLATSYEYEPLRVKEEWVAELEADCDHYNAMTEKLRSFILPGGTPGSAYLHLACTIVRRGERATWAAIEAYGTEPAAEGSERPGGINPTTATYLNRLSDLLFVLARVANIDAGGDVLWQPGGGRTQAPQG, from the coding sequence ATGGTCAACATCACGCGGGTCTACACGAAGACGGGCGACGACGGGAGCACGGCGCTGGGGGACTTCAGCCGAACCCGGAAGACCGACGTGCGGCTCGCGGCGTACGCCGACTGCAACGAGGCCAACGCCGCCATCGGCATCGCGGTGGCCGCCGGCGGGCTGCGCGACGACGTGCGGACCACGTTGATCCGCATCCAGAACGACCTCTTCGACGTCGGCGCCGACCTGTGCAATCCCCTGGCGACCAGCTACGAGTACGAGCCGCTCCGGGTGAAGGAGGAGTGGGTCGCCGAGCTGGAGGCCGACTGCGACCACTACAACGCGATGACGGAGAAGCTGCGCAGCTTCATCCTCCCCGGCGGCACGCCCGGATCGGCGTACCTTCATCTGGCCTGCACGATCGTACGGCGAGGCGAGCGCGCGACCTGGGCCGCGATCGAGGCCTACGGCACCGAGCCGGCGGCGGAGGGATCCGAGCGTCCGGGCGGGATCAACCCGACCACCGCCACCTACCTCAACCGGCTCTCCGACCTGCTCTTCGTCCTCGCCCGGGTGGCGAACATCGACGCGGGCGGAGACGTGCTCTGGCAGCCCGGCGGGGGCCGCACGCAGGCGCCCCAGGGTTGA
- a CDS encoding F0F1 ATP synthase subunit epsilon has translation MASLHVELVAADRQVWEGEARMVSARGIEGDLGIMPGHAPLLTVLVEGDVRIDAEGGRQTAHVDGGFLAVDENNVRIVAETVTTASTPARG, from the coding sequence GTGGCATCTCTGCATGTCGAGCTCGTCGCCGCAGACCGTCAGGTCTGGGAGGGCGAGGCCCGGATGGTCAGCGCCCGTGGCATCGAGGGCGATCTGGGGATCATGCCCGGACATGCGCCGCTCCTCACGGTGCTCGTGGAGGGCGACGTACGGATCGACGCCGAAGGCGGCCGTCAGACCGCCCACGTCGACGGGGGATTCCTCGCCGTCGATGAGAACAACGTGCGGATCGTCGCCGAGACGGTGACCACGGCCTCCACGCCTGCCCGAGGTTGA